A single region of the Solwaraspora sp. WMMD406 genome encodes:
- a CDS encoding creatininase family protein, with protein sequence MSVPSHPDLDRAALAAELGGPGTPVTWADLTWPDAGQTATAVDAVIIPVGATEQHGPHLPLAVDTLICDAIARDVSALTGVPVVPPIGFGVSASHGDFAGTIALRPETLIAVVEDVIDSLHASGVRQFVLFNGHMWNSGSLDVSAEKLRVRHRDARVRSLAYVTMYPGPEVDGHVYHGRGLMHANYFETSVMLHLYPDLVRMDRATSHRDVDSFWDYRMDQVSDTGVWGRDVADATAEHGRAEYDRCVATTARAVAAAVREPWPDPTHRP encoded by the coding sequence GTGTCCGTACCGTCCCATCCCGACCTCGACCGAGCGGCGCTCGCCGCCGAACTCGGCGGCCCCGGCACCCCGGTCACCTGGGCCGACCTGACCTGGCCGGACGCCGGTCAGACCGCCACCGCCGTCGACGCGGTGATCATCCCGGTCGGTGCCACCGAACAGCACGGCCCGCACCTGCCGCTCGCCGTCGACACCCTGATCTGTGACGCCATCGCCCGCGACGTCTCCGCGCTCACCGGCGTACCGGTGGTGCCACCGATCGGCTTCGGCGTCTCCGCCTCACACGGCGACTTCGCCGGTACCATCGCGCTGCGCCCGGAAACCCTGATCGCCGTCGTCGAAGACGTCATCGACTCGCTGCACGCCAGCGGCGTCCGGCAGTTCGTTCTGTTCAACGGACACATGTGGAACAGCGGGTCGCTCGACGTCTCGGCCGAAAAGCTGCGGGTACGCCACCGCGACGCGCGGGTGCGGTCCCTGGCATACGTCACCATGTACCCCGGCCCGGAGGTCGACGGGCACGTCTACCACGGGCGCGGACTGATGCACGCCAACTACTTCGAGACCTCGGTGATGCTCCACCTCTACCCGGACCTGGTCCGGATGGACAGGGCCACCTCGCACCGCGACGTCGACTCGTTCTGGGACTACCGGATGGACCAGGTCAGCGACACCGGCGTGTGGGGCCGCGACGTCGCCGACGCCACCGCCGAGCACGGCCGCGCCGAGTACGACCGCTGCGTGGCCACCACCGCGCGGGCGGTGGCCGCAGCCGTACGGGAACCCTGGCCCGACCCCACCCACCGGCCCTGA
- a CDS encoding oligopeptide/dipeptide ABC transporter ATP-binding protein, which translates to MTSSLPLIQLTGLRVEYPGRGGDPVRAVRDVDLEIRDGETLGLVGESGCGKSTLGRAILRVTEPTAGSIRLLGKEITGLRGTVFRQTRADLQMVFQDPFSSLNPRRRIADIVAEPLRRGRGVSRAEAARAVDDLLDLVGLGRDAGRRRPHEFSGGQRQRIGIARALAPSPRFIVADEPVSALDVSIQAQVVNLLADLTRERGLTMLFISHDLGVVRHIADRIAVMYLGEIIEIADRDAFFAGPAHPYSEALLSAVPTLDRGPGRERIVLAGELPDPAHPPAGCLFHTRCRYVVDRCRTEPPALRQLAPDRTVRCHLPLVPENVPAPSTVTTTSGGAPR; encoded by the coding sequence GGGGCGGCGACCCGGTCCGCGCCGTCCGCGACGTCGACCTGGAAATCCGCGACGGCGAAACCCTCGGCCTGGTCGGCGAGTCCGGTTGCGGCAAGTCCACACTCGGCCGGGCCATCCTGCGGGTCACCGAACCGACCGCCGGCAGCATCCGGCTGCTCGGCAAGGAGATCACCGGACTGCGCGGTACCGTGTTCCGGCAGACCCGCGCCGACCTGCAGATGGTCTTCCAGGACCCGTTCAGCTCGCTCAACCCGCGCCGGCGGATCGCCGACATCGTCGCCGAACCGCTGCGGCGCGGTCGGGGCGTCAGCCGGGCCGAGGCCGCCCGCGCCGTCGACGACCTGCTCGACCTCGTCGGACTCGGCCGCGACGCCGGCCGCCGCCGGCCGCACGAATTCTCCGGCGGGCAGCGCCAACGCATCGGTATCGCCCGGGCGCTCGCCCCGTCGCCCCGGTTCATCGTCGCCGACGAACCCGTCTCCGCCCTCGACGTCTCCATCCAGGCGCAGGTGGTCAACCTGCTCGCCGACCTGACCCGCGAGCGCGGCCTGACCATGCTGTTCATCTCGCACGACCTCGGCGTGGTGCGGCACATCGCCGACCGGATCGCCGTCATGTACCTCGGCGAGATCATCGAGATCGCGGACCGGGACGCCTTCTTCGCCGGACCGGCCCACCCGTACAGCGAGGCGTTGCTGTCCGCCGTACCGACGCTGGACCGCGGCCCCGGCCGGGAACGCATCGTGCTCGCCGGCGAATTGCCCGACCCGGCGCACCCGCCGGCCGGCTGCCTGTTCCACACCCGCTGCCGGTACGTCGTCGACCGCTGCCGCACCGAACCCCCGGCGCTGCGGCAGCTCGCGCCGGACCGCACCGTCCGCTGCCACCTGCCACTGGTGCCGGAGAACGTTCCAGCGCCGTCGACCGTCACCACCACCTCCGGAGGCGCACCACGATGA
- a CDS encoding amidohydrolase family protein, with protein MIIDAYNTTQDVRGRSDYLTGARPGQAPPPYTPFDPRRILDRMDAAGVDMAMVCSLAQRIENDFIIGLTTAHPDRLFGFGQVRPADDDALDEIARIADAGLKGLKLHPSLHGYHVADHGLLDPVFDACAEHGLMVLINALDDAFCAPLAIEEIAKGHPQVPTIIAHMGAVWNVPEAIIVAERNPHIYLETSATLISDVRRAYARLGPDKILLGSEWPGSDFDLERMKIAKAIPDAADRALVEGGNMAKLLGIAP; from the coding sequence ATGATCATCGACGCATACAACACCACCCAGGACGTACGGGGCCGCTCGGACTATCTGACCGGTGCCCGGCCCGGTCAGGCCCCGCCCCCGTACACGCCGTTCGACCCACGCCGCATCCTCGACCGGATGGACGCCGCCGGCGTCGACATGGCGATGGTCTGCTCATTGGCCCAGCGGATCGAGAACGACTTCATCATCGGCCTGACCACGGCCCACCCGGACCGGCTGTTCGGCTTCGGTCAGGTCCGCCCGGCCGACGACGACGCGCTCGACGAGATCGCCCGGATCGCCGACGCCGGCCTCAAAGGGCTCAAACTGCATCCGAGCCTGCACGGCTACCACGTGGCCGACCACGGGCTGCTCGACCCGGTCTTCGACGCCTGTGCCGAACACGGGCTGATGGTGCTGATCAACGCCCTCGACGACGCGTTCTGTGCGCCACTGGCCATCGAGGAGATCGCCAAGGGCCACCCGCAGGTGCCGACGATCATCGCCCATATGGGTGCGGTGTGGAACGTCCCGGAGGCAATCATCGTCGCCGAACGCAACCCGCACATCTACCTGGAGACATCGGCCACGCTGATCAGCGACGTCCGACGCGCCTACGCCCGACTCGGCCCGGACAAGATCCTGCTCGGCAGCGAATGGCCCGGCTCCGACTTCGACCTGGAACGGATGAAGATCGCCAAAGCGATCCCCGACGCCGCCGACCGCGCCCTCGTCGAGGGCGGCAACATGGCCAAACTGCTCGGGATCGCCCCGTGA